Proteins encoded within one genomic window of Triticum aestivum cultivar Chinese Spring chromosome 2D, IWGSC CS RefSeq v2.1, whole genome shotgun sequence:
- the LOC123049496 gene encoding transcription factor MYB80 encodes MQAPHADRKLRRSHTHSARTQRRRRTGLPESGVSTTDPVRAQGGPGGGGADMGRIPCCEKDNVKRGQWTPEEDNKLLSYITQHGTRNWRLIPKNAGLQRCGKSCRLRWTNYLRPDLKHGEFTDAEEQTIIKLHSVVGNRWSVIAAQLPGRTDNDVKNHWNTKLKKKLSGMGIDPVTHKSFSHLMAEIATTLAPPQVAHLAEAALGCFKDEMLHLLTKKRPTDFPSPAMPDMAAGASAGMAMGSGAHIAPCFAAPPQADDTIERIKMGLSRAIMSEPAAPAADKPWPSGDMSEGLAGMYAAFNPAQATEFRYEGTASGYVLGGDGDQGTSMWSHHSMYSGSSGTEGGRPALQEKGNDSVGSSGGDEEAEDGKEGGKGASDMSGLFGSDCVLWDLPDELTNHMCD; translated from the exons ATGCAAGCGCCGCACGCCGATCGAAAACTCAGACGCTCACACACTCACTCAGCAAGAACGCAGCGCCGGCGACGTACCGGCCTACCGGAAAGCGGAGTCTCCACGACGGACCCCGTGCGCGCGCAGGGCGGCCCGGGAGGCGGAGGCGCCGACATGGGCCGGATCCCGTGCTGCGAGAAGGACAACGTGAAGCGCGGGCAGTGGACGCCCGAGGAGGACAACAAGCTGCTCTCCTACATCACGCAGCACGGCACGCGCAACTGGCGCCTCATCCCCAAGAACGCCG GGCTGCAGCGGTGCGGGAAGAGCTGCCGCCTGCGGTGGACCAACTACCTGCGGCCCGACCTCAAGCACGGCGAGTTCACTGACGCCGAGGAGCAGACCATCATCAAGCTGCACTCCGTCGTCGGCAACAG GTGGTCGGTGATCGCGGCCCAGCTGCCGGGGCGGACGGACAACGACGTCAAGAACCACTGGAACACCAAGCTCAAGAAGAAGCTGTCCGGGATGGGCATCGATCCCGTCACGCACAAGTCCTTCTCGCACCTCATGGCCGAGATCGCCACCACGCTCGCCCCGCCGCAGGTGGCGCACCTCGCCGAGGCCGCCCTCGGGTGCTTCAAGGACGAGATGCTCCACCTCCTCACCAAGAAGCGCCCCACCGACTTCCCCTCGCCCGCCATGCCCGACATGGCGGCGGGCGCCAGCGCGGGCATGGCCATGGGCTCGGGCGCGCACATCGCGCCCTGCTTCGCCGCGCCGCCACAAGCCGACGACACCATCGAGCGCATCAAGATGGGCCTGTCCCGCGCCATCATGAGCGAGCCCGCCGCTCCCGCGGCCGACAAGCCGTGGCCATCGGGCGACATGTCCGAGGGGCTGGCCGGCATGTACGCCGCGTTCAACCCCGCGCAGGCGACGGAGTTCCGGTACGAAGGGACGGCGTCGGGGTACGTCCTTGGGGGCGACGGCGACCAGGGCACGTCGATGTGGAGCCACCACAGCATGTACAGCGGGAGCTCCGGCACCGAGGGGGGCAGGCCGGCATTGCAGGAAAAGGGCAACGACAGtgtcggcagcagcggcggcgacgaggaggcggaaGACGGCAAGGAGGGAGGGAAGGGAGCCTCCGACATGTCGGGGCTGTTTGGATCCGATTGCGTACTCTGGGACTTGCCCGACGAGCTGACGAATCACATGTGTGACTAA
- the LOC123053595 gene encoding protein FATTY ACID EXPORT 1, chloroplastic, with product MIKSPVSPSQSHMAVAAAQLRGSSTVARRHGVFRVPSSCRWPRHPFAGSLKLSVSTSGVGGKPFGFGAKIATKCANENTRAEELNSRSDQAGELVEAVEDVTPQKRSAKIHDFCFGIPFGGLLFCMGLLGYFFSRSTVSLVLGVAPGLATLLLGTLSLNFWRSGRSSFLFILGQAAISAVLAWKYSHAYLLTNRILPWGFYASLSTAMACFYAYVLLAGGNPPPKKLAPAPSS from the exons ATGATAAAAAGTCCTGTTTCACCGTCGCAATCCCACATGGCGGTAGCGGCGGCGCAGCTCCGTGGATCGTCCACGGTCGCTCggaggcatggagtcttcagagtccCCTCCTCCTGCCGGTGGCCACGTCACCCTTTCGCTGGTTCACTAAAG CTTTCAGTTTCTACCAGTGGAGTGGGTGGGAAGCCGTTTGGTTTTGGTGCCAAAATTGCAACAAAATGTGCAAATGAGAACACTCGGGCTGAAGAGTTGAACTCGAGATCAGATCAAGCAGGCGAACTTGTAGAAGCAGTTGAAGACGTGACTCCCCAAAAGAGGAGTGCTAAAATCCATGATTTTTGTTTTGGGATTCCTTTCG GTGGTCTTTTGTTCTGCATGGGGCTTCTAGGCTACTTCTTCTCTAGGAGTACTGTAAGTCTTGTCCTAGGTGTTGCACCTGGGCTTGCTACGCTCCTTCTTGGTACCCTCAGTTTAAACTTCTGGAGGAGTGGAAGATCCAGCTTCCTGTTTATATTGGGCCAAGCAG CAATTTCTGCTGTCCTTGCATGGAAGTATTCCCATGCATACTTACTG ACAAATAGAATTCTTCCTTGGGGCTTCTACGCTTCACTGAG CACTGCGATGGCTTGTTTCTATGCGTACGTGCTGCTTGCTGGAGGAAATCCACCGCCCAAGAAGTTGGCGCCGGCACCATCATCATAG